GGCGTCGGACTGGCTCAAGGGTCCGAAACGGGGCTGGGCGCAGGAACTGCCCCAGCTGCTGCGACCGGGGATCGTGGTCGCCAACTACGCCGACTCGGGTGAGAGCACCGGGAGCTGGTTGAGCAATCCCCGGCTGTTCGCCACCGTGAAGCCGTTGATCCAGCCCGGCGACGAAGTGCTGATCCAGCTGGCGCACAACGACAAGACCACACCGGAGAGCACGTTCCGGGCCAATCTGGGGAAGCTCGTCGACGGCGTCCGCCAGCGTGGCGGGGTGCCGGTCCTGGTCACCCCGCCGGTGCGGCACCAGTTCGGCCCGAACGGGAAGCTCACCCCGACCGGCCTGATCGTCAACAACCTCGGCGTCGACCTCCCAGCGGTGATCCGCGACGTCGCCGGCAAGCTGCACGTGCCGCTGATCGACCTCACCGCGCGCAGCCAGGCGCTGCTGGAGCAGCTGGGTGAAACCGCGTCCTGGCCCCTGTACCTGACCGTCCAGCACGACGGCGTTCAGGACTACGCGCACTTCTCCGAATACGGCGGAACCGTCATGGCCGGTCTCGTCACCTCGGGCATGACCGACGCCCACCTGCCCGCCGCGGGCTCGCCCAGGCAACGGTGACGGGAGCAAGCATGAGCCGGCACGCCACCTCCTCCCCGATCGATCGCCGGGTAATAAGGTGGATGAATGGGGCAGGACGAGGGCGGCAGCCCGCAACGGGCACGCCGGGCGAGTATCCGGCAGGTCGCCGCCGCCGCGCGCGTGTCCACCTCCACCGTGAGCAACGTGCTGAACAACCCGGACGTCGTGGCCACGAGCACCCGGCGCCGGGTGGAGGACGCCATGGCCGAGGTGGGCTACGTCCGCAACGGCGCGGCCCGCCAGCTGCGCGGCGCGCCGAGCACGATCGCCGGCTGCCTGCTGCTGGACACCGCCAACCCGTTCTTCGCCGAGGTCTCCCGGGGCATCGAGGACCGGCTCACCGAGGCCGGCTGCCTGCTCATCGTCGGCAGCACCGACGTGCGCGCCGCCCAGGAGAACAAC
This window of the Amycolatopsis balhimycina FH 1894 genome carries:
- a CDS encoding rhamnogalacturonan acetylesterase; protein product: MIIPVIGALVALSVLPGTADAVNYSFNVPPGDYEVTLTLGSATQPAQTGVQVEARRTMLAPVNTRAGEFRREVLAVNVRSPESMPTGEEGTGTPGLQVHLTGSHPAAVNVSVAPVRRPRLFVVSDSTASDWLKGPKRGWAQELPQLLRPGIVVANYADSGESTGSWLSNPRLFATVKPLIQPGDEVLIQLAHNDKTTPESTFRANLGKLVDGVRQRGGVPVLVTPPVRHQFGPNGKLTPTGLIVNNLGVDLPAVIRDVAGKLHVPLIDLTARSQALLEQLGETASWPLYLTVQHDGVQDYAHFSEYGGTVMAGLVTSGMTDAHLPAAGSPRQR